From a single Meles meles chromosome 21, mMelMel3.1 paternal haplotype, whole genome shotgun sequence genomic region:
- the NUPR1 gene encoding nuclear protein 1, protein MKANFPRAASPAQQPGGPEAGDPSLDEYELYGLAHSYLGAGGRKGRTKREAAANTNRPSPGGHERKLVTKLQNTERKRRGARS, encoded by the exons ATGAAGGCCAATTTCCCGAGAGCAGCCAGCCCGGCCCAGCAGCCCGGAGGCCCAGAGGCCGGAGACCCCAGCCTGGATGAGTACGAGCTCTATGGCCTAGCTCATTCCTACCTGG GAGCAGGAGGCCGGAAAGGTCGCACCAAGAGAGAAGCTGCCGCCAACACCAACCGCCCCAGCCCTGGAGGCCATGAGAGGAAGCTGGTGACCAAGCTCCAGAATACGGAGAGGAAAAGACGAGGGGCACGGTCCTGA